The stretch of DNA TGTACTGACTCAGGTAAAATTGTTTCTGAAAACATGAATGAAGTGATGTAATTCTCAGCTCTGAAGATGAAGCCTCTGTTTATTTACAGGTTGGCCAGCTGAACAGCAGAGACAACACTTATGTTCTGAAGGACAGTCTGTATAAGGAGCTGCAGAAGGACTGGCCAGGCTACACATCAGCAGATGGGCAGCTTCTTACACGCATCCTCGTCAGGTAACGCAATGTTCCTGCCGCCATCTTAtattataaaaatgtattaattgCCAAAATGGGACCAATACACAGTTATTACTCTATTTTAATGGATTATAATGAACTTATTTACATTGATCAGGCAAAGTGTTTATGTGCAGTTGAAGGTTACAGTTGGCTTTCCGCAACAAGACGACCCAGTTTCTCAGCTAGATTTCTTGATTGATACATTTTATTCTGAAAACTCATGATAATAGTCTACTTTATATGAACACACAGTTCTTatatgcatgaacacacactgtgagatCTGTAGCAAAGAAAGGATCAGACATTTTCACTGTGGAGGAGGTTAGCTAGTGACTCAGTTCGTAAAGACTTTTCCAGTTTAACAGTTCTTTTGTGTCTTTTGATGACGCATTtgtgtgtgcgacgtactctcaccatcacccgcaagcgcgcacatgtgagcccacaataacaacaatggcggaaggcagtggttaTTAATTAAATGAtacggagcagcacgttcctaacagaagttcaacgtctgtcactataagccggagcacgaagaaagcgcaacgggccacaacgccggctacagctgtagtatatagtgccgcaCATGcgtacgcgacatgcattaagtgtgaagcgtggagcgttggttgttgacATAGTAactggttgttgccatagtaactggatatttgttgttattaaaagaatgaactcgactggagaagctgcctcccgatctgTATTTagggactccacagcaagataggaaaacattacaacagcgaagactcctccagcagatattggaaattGGAAtattgtttgtaatgttttttttgctgctgttctacagtatgagtgaaaacatgcactagtgtgtgacatattccagtcacaggtttcattttttttcaacttgaatgtgacttttctgaacttctttgtcctgtttaatttgaatgttgatatgcactgctctgtgaccttaagataagaacatttgaaggacaaagttactttaaatgtttgcttcattattattttgaagcagtttgtgcatctgttatcaatacatatttcaaacatggctggtttgtgcctaatcactacttacccgcttaacctgttagaatgaaggagataacttgactgatgatttgtcagtatcattttagaacaatgtggcgattcagagtcaaaaacatgtaagtgcaatcgtcatcaattaatcgtcactGGCTttatgccacaattaatcgtgattattttttttttgccaatatcgcccaaccctagatGAAGCCTGTGATAGACGATTCATCCTTTACAGCAATGATTCTGTGCTAATGCTAGCTGTAATTAACATATGGTGTCTTTTCTGTAGGAGGTTGTTTCAGCCACAACAGGACCTCCTCGCTGTCCCTGAGGCCCAGGTCAGCCCGCTGCGAGACACCCCCAACTCCTCACCTGCACACCGTCCAAAACATTCCCTGCCTGAGGAATATACTGACCCTCTGGTCAGTAAGAAGCCCAGGATATCGCACTTATCCAGCAAAATGCCCAGCGACAAGTCAAGATCGCAGCCATCGGAGCAAACAGCTCATGAAGACGAAGCAGCAGTGGAGGACAAACAAAGGAACACAATGGATCCTAAAGGACTTTCGGACTCACTGTCAGCAgtctgtcagcagcaggaggcagagGTGGCTCAGGGGCTAAGAACAAGTGATCCTGTTGATCAGGATAGACCTGAAGGAGACCAACCTCAAACTGATCACCCCCCGTCCTCGCTGACAGTGCCCGACCTGGAAAGACATGCAACCAAAAGgaagaaaagcaaacacaaacacaagcacagagaCCATGTAAgaattgtttatttgtttaatattttttttatttcatgatgCATTTTAATTTGGATTTGTTTGTAAAGAACAAGGATGGGTGTCcagacaagaaagaaagaagaaaagatggCAGTTCAGAAGAGCCGCACTGCACAGGTGAGTGACAGTTGGCTTATGAACTTGATTTTCcaattttttgtatgttttctaaCTGACTGACATCTTTCCAGAGCaaccttttattttgtttgacCCATATGTACCTCCAGGAGACGATGCAGACTACTTATCGTGAGTAGTGTTTGTTTCTAAATGTCGATATGTTGCCTTGTTTATGAGGACAAAAACGGAACATCACATGTGCTGTATATGTTTTTACTACTGTACAGGAAGTACACAGTGATTAGCAGCCACAGCCAGAGACAGAGCTACAAGCAGGACTTTAACAAGGAGTACAGCGAGTACAGAGAGTTACACTCTCGCATTGGCACCGTCACGCAGCAGTTCATGGATCTGGACACGCAACTCAAGCAGCTTCACCACGAATCACAGAAGTACAAGGTAGACATAAAGAAGCCAtttcacagcagacatcaaGCTAAATGTCACGCAGCACTTTTAGAGGTCCACACTATCAAACTCTGTGAGGCTGCCTCGGAGGTAGACCATCCAGACACACAATAGTTCTCCCATATAGAAAATGAAAGCAGCAGATACAGTTCAATCAGATACTTGGTTAACATTACTTACATTTACCAATGTGTCTGCTACAGTTAATCTTATTTTTGTCTTGTCTATTGCAGACGGTTCATAATCAAATTCTTCAAGAGTTTCGCAAAATTAAAAAGGTAACGactctttaaaaaatatttgcatgCTCCCTGTTATTTGCACTCAtcataataaagttttatttttgtctctttAGTCCAACCCCAACTACAACCAGGACAAGGGTCGCTGTGAATATTTACACAACAAACTGGCGCATATCAAGAAGCTCATATCGGAATAcgaccagcagcagctcagagtggACTCTCCCTAAAGGCACTATGCACATCTGTAATGTGAGATCTTTTCCTAGAGGCGTCAAGGAGCAACAACCAAGATTTTACTGATTAACACACATGTGGAGAAAAGGTGCTAAAAACATTTCTATATCcacatcacacattttttttaattaaatttgcttctgtgttcagtgttttaTGCAGGAAGCATGAGAAAACTGCATGATGTACATAGTTAGGCTCATGTGGACGGCAGGTGCGGGTTTCTTCTTACAGCAGCTGGATGGCCTGTGTGTTCTAACAAGACATCAGTTCTTCAATAGTCTTTAGAGATTATAAGTGTTGTCCGTTGGCATGTTCGTTCAGTCCTAACAAACTCTCAGTTTTGCCATTTTCTGTCATGGTTCCTCATTCTTCATAGTGTTCCACTGGTGTTGTCCTTCAGCAGAGACTGGTTCTGAGAATAAACAGTGTTTGCTCCAGTCAAAGTGTAAATCGAAACTTATTTTAATTACGATGAGAGGGATAAGTTATGTATTGTTGTAAGCTAAGGCTGTTCAGACCTGAGAAAAGGTGTAGTTGCATGCAGTGTACTTTACAGAATGCATGATTAACTGATGAAAACATTTTGTCTGAGCTGCAAATAAATAGATTTTTATGAGTTCTTCTtcagtgtttccttttttcACAACATTGTAGTTCTGATTTATTCTGATATGACACCCTTTTTTCAGACTGACTTCAGATGTCAAAAGGCCTGTTTCCTCTGCATACTTTCATTCAGGCAACAAGGTAATTTGAAAAATAGTGTTgattatttaaaattaaattacattttaacgAATGTTTTCTTGAATTATGACGAATAATACATTAAGATTTGTTTATAGAGGTTTGGTGTGCGACTTCAATTAAGTCAATGAGTCAGAGGAGATGTCGGTACTACACAAGGTGGCACAAAGCTTTATATAAAGAAAGACGGTGACCTTCCTAGCTGTTCTCAACCATCATGAGAGCTAGAGCCTCAAGATGCTCAGCTCAGCTTGTTTCACGCATCCTCATCAAGTAACGCAATGTTCCTGCCGCCATCTTACATTATAAATATGTATTAGTTACCAAAATGGGACCAATACACAGTTATTACTCTATTTTAATGGATTATAATGAACTTATTTAGCAGATGAACCAGACAGACTAgaacatacacccacacacaaaagtgGGCTATTGTGCTGTATCTTGACCAATAAACAAACTTAAAACTAAAACACCAGGTGTAGTGTTAACAAGgaaacattattttaacatatCTGAATGTGATCTTTCACAGCAGTCCATGTACTTTGGGCAAATGCAACCAAATCAGTGCTTATACTCTTGAAGGCAGTTGTGAAAAACAACGTTAGTGTTGGGCCGACAGCATACAAGACAGCATCCTGTGATACGCTGAGTCCTGCTGCTATCCTTGCTTGTTCAGAGCAGGTTCAGGTTCACTTGGAAAGTGCTGGCTGATCcatcttccctctcatcagGCAAACTGGATGTGCTCAACAGGACCCTTGGGTGTTTCCTCTAAAAAAGTGGATTGAAATGATGATTAGatcattataattattatagTTTGTcttctacaaaaaaaacaaacaaacccatgGAATACAGAtaatgaaaatgtgttgcaTTAAGTGTGTGTAATATAATAGAAAGAATGACACTATGTTGACCCAGTGATAAAAGTGCACAATTCAGCCAGTGGCCTACCTTCAATA from Parambassis ranga chromosome 22, fParRan2.1, whole genome shotgun sequence encodes:
- the LOC114427824 gene encoding RNA polymerase II elongation factor ELL-like isoform X3 — translated: MTVNATDDSYDKARQSMAQAEEKTRQRGAIVIKHGGRYQVKKVTVRPPAPALASLTKPKPQSLIHKIKKGVAVSSLKNSACTSSRTSAGVVQDRPLRERVAHLLALRPYKRPELILRLQSDGLTAKDKDQLNSVLTQVGQLNSRDNTYVLKDSLYKELQKDWPGYTSADGQLLTRILVRRLFQPQQDLLAVPEAQVSPLRDTPNSSPAHRPKHSLPEEYTDPLVSKKPRISHLSSKMPSDKSRSQPSEQTAHEDEAAVEDKQRNTMDPKGLSDSLSAVCQQQEAEVAQGLRTSDPVDQDRPEGDQPQTDHPPSSLTVPDLERHATKRKKSKHKHKHRDHNKDGCPDKKERRKDGSSEEPHCTEQPFILFDPYVPPGDDADYLSKYTVISSHSQRQSYKQDFNKEYSEYRELHSRIGTVTQQFMDLDTQLKQLHHESQKYKTVHNQILQEFRKIKKSNPNYNQDKGRCEYLHNKLAHIKKLISEYDQQQLRVDSP
- the LOC114427824 gene encoding RNA polymerase II elongation factor ELL-like isoform X1, which codes for MSALKENQCYGLSSGKLCRGGKVSVLHVKLTDSAARAIETFQNCKGLSTGPTICFSGNQGRITIPLSQNRDEVKTFTFGVTNVARDNPHGSFDCVKQLSSGAAEELSCLGVIQKKMTVNATDDSYDKARQSMAQAEEKTRQRGAIVIKHGGRYQVKKVTVRPPAPALASLTKPKPQSLIHKIKKGVAVSSLKNSACTSSRTSAGVVQDRPLRERVAHLLALRPYKRPELILRLQSDGLTAKDKDQLNSVLTQVGQLNSRDNTYVLKDSLYKELQKDWPGYTSADGQLLTRILVRRLFQPQQDLLAVPEAQVSPLRDTPNSSPAHRPKHSLPEEYTDPLVSKKPRISHLSSKMPSDKSRSQPSEQTAHEDEAAVEDKQRNTMDPKGLSDSLSAVCQQQEAEVAQGLRTSDPVDQDRPEGDQPQTDHPPSSLTVPDLERHATKRKKSKHKHKHRDHNKDGCPDKKERRKDGSSEEPHCTEQPFILFDPYVPPGDDADYLSKYTVISSHSQRQSYKQDFNKEYSEYRELHSRIGTVTQQFMDLDTQLKQLHHESQKYKTVHNQILQEFRKIKKSNPNYNQDKGRCEYLHNKLAHIKKLISEYDQQQLRVDSP
- the LOC114427824 gene encoding RNA polymerase II elongation factor ELL-like isoform X2; translated protein: MSALKENQCYGLSSGKLCRGGKVSVLHVKLTDSAARAIETFQNCKGLSTGPTICFSGNQGRITIPLSQNRDEVKTFTFGVTNVARDNPHGSFDCVKQLSSGAAEELSCLGVIQKKMTVNATDDSYDKARQSMAQAEEKTRQRGAIVIKHGGRYQVKKVTVRPPAPALASLTKPKPQSLIHKIKKGVAVSSLKNSACTSSRTSAGVVQDRPLRERVAHLLALRPYKRPELILRLQSDGLTAKDKDQLNSVLTQVGQLNSRDNTYVLKDSLYKELQKDWPGYTSADGQLLTRILVRRLFQPQQDLLAVPEAQVSPLRDTPNSSPAHRPKHSLPEEYTDPLVSKKPRISHLSSKMPSDKSRSQPSEQTAHEDEAAVEDKQRNTMDPKGLSDSLSAVCQQQEAEVAQGLRTSDPVDQDRPEGDQPQTDHPPSSLTVPDLERHATKRKKSKHKHKHRDHNKDGCPDKKERRKDGSSEEPHCTGDDADYLSKYTVISSHSQRQSYKQDFNKEYSEYRELHSRIGTVTQQFMDLDTQLKQLHHESQKYKTVHNQILQEFRKIKKSNPNYNQDKGRCEYLHNKLAHIKKLISEYDQQQLRVDSP